The following are from one region of the Capsicum annuum cultivar UCD-10X-F1 chromosome 1, UCD10Xv1.1, whole genome shotgun sequence genome:
- the LOC107868570 gene encoding uncharacterized protein LOC107868570 gives MGRKPIDSEPTRYTTFILLLMGLFSCTVVYIFTSAVIRPAENSAVDRTLTVEDGGGGTGGGEECCSGVESFELWGDAVKWGSDFKVNSSKECCKACKDMCTGNHGPCLCDTWVFCGDKNACGDKFGECWLKKQKDTLAPDKKDAGNKIMWTSGIVFGKGEGIIALETEFGAIHVKLLPECSPRSVFNILDLLGFRHCAGCQFFRAETRGQIWDAHGDHIKDASFGPPYALLQGTFGAQGTALDEVSREFCPEIRRGSVAWVGSGPEFFISLANHQEWKKAYTVFGYVLPEDMQIVEKIAQLPTKFDVWTGVNVTVLENPVALKLRRIKSSNVI, from the exons ATGGGTCGGAAGCCAATTGATTCCGAACCCACTCGTTACACCACTTTCATCCTTCTTTTAATGGGCCTTTTTTCTTGTACTGTTGTGTACATTTTCACCTCTGCAGTCATTAGACCCGCCGAAAACTCCGCCGTTGACCGGACACTAACGGTGGAGGACGGTGGTGGTGGTACCGGTGGTGGAGAAGAATGTTGTAGTGGGGTTGAAAGTTTTGAGCTTTGGGGTGATGCTGTTAAATGGGGTTCGGATTTTAAGGTTAATAGTTCTAAAGAATGTTGTAAAGCTTGTAAGGATATGTGTACAG GTAATCATGGGCCTTGTCTTTGTGATACATGGGTTTTTTGTGGAGACAAAAATGCTTGTGGTGACAAATTTGGTGAG TGCTGGTTGAAGAAGCAGAAGGATACTTTGGCTCCCGACAAAAAGGATGCAGGAAACAAGATTATGTGGACATCTGGAATAGTTTTTGGAAAAGGAGAG GGAATTATTGCCTTGGAAACAGAATTTGGTGCTATTCACGTTAAG CTTTTGCCAGAATGTTCCCCACGTTCTGTTTTTAACATTTTGGATTTGTTGGGGTTTCGCCACTGTGCTGGTTGCCAGTTTTTTCGTGCGGAAACTCGCGGACAAATTTGGGATGCGCACGGAGATCACATAAAAGAT GCGTCTTTTGGCCCTCCATATGCGTTGTTACAAGGAACTTTTGGTGCTCAAGGAACAGCACTCGATGAAGTTTCCCGTGAATTCTGTCCGGAAATAAGACGGGGTTCAGTTGCATGGGTTGGTTCTGGTCCTGAATTCTTTATAAGCTTAGCAAACCATCAAGAATGGAAAAAAGCATACACTGTTTTCGGCTATGTGCTGCCCGAGGACATGCAAATCGTTGAAAAAATAGCTCAACTCCCGACGAAATTTGATGTCTGGACCGGAGTTAACGTGACAGTCTTGGAGAACCCTGTAGCGTTGAAACTACGACGAATCAAGTCCAGCAATGTGATCTGA